The stretch of DNA ATCGATCCGCGCACCGGCAAGCCTGGCCCACAGGTGGCGGTGGACGACCCATACAATATGTACTTCTCGCCGGACGGAAAATCCGCCATTGTGGTGGCGGAAGCGTTGCACCGCCTGGACTTCCGCGATCCGAAGACGATGGCGATGCAGTACGCGATCGATGTGCCGCAATGCGGCGGCATCAACCACGCCGACTTCTCGCCGGACGGCCGCTACGCCATGTTCACTTGCGAATTCGACGGCGCCGTGGCGCGCATCGACCTCGCCGCCCGCAAGGTGGACGGCTATCTGAAGCTGTCCATGCCGGCCACGCGCTTCTCCGAAAAAGACCCGATCGACCAGTTGTTGGCGAATGAGGTGTGCAGCAAGAAGAAGGGCATGCCGCAGGATATCCGCGTCTCGCCGGACGGTAAGCGTTACTACATCGCCGACATGGACGCCGACGGCGTGCACATCGTCGATGCGTCCACCTTTACCAAGGTCGGCTTCATCCCGACCGGCGTTGGCGCGCACGGCCTGTATCCAAGTCGTGACGGCACCAAGCTGTATGTGGCCAACCGTGGCACGCACAATATTCACGGCAAGCGTAAAGGCAAGGGCCGCGTGACGGTGATCGACTTCGCCAGCGAAAAAGTGGTATCCCAATGGGCGATTCCCGGCGGCGGCAGCCCGGACATGGGCAACGTCAGCGCCGACGGCAAATACCTGTGGCTGTCCGGCCGCTTCGATGACGTGGTCTACCGCATCGATACCGCCAACGGCGACGTCAAGCAGGTCAAGGTCGGACAGGAGCCGCACGGCCTGACCGTATGGCCGCAACCAGGCCGCTACTCGCTGGGCCACACCGGCAATATGCGCTGATGGCGACCGTGAAAAAATCCCCACAGACGGCGCTGATCCACACGGATTACAAGGCGCCGGAAGGTTTCGACGCTTTCCCGGTCGGCATCCATCACGCCTCCACGGTGCTGTTCAAGAACGTGGCGGCGATGCGCTCGGGCGAATGGAAAGACAAGAACGCCTATACCTATGGGCTGCATGGCACGCCGACCACGTTTACGCTGGAGGCACGTCTGGCGGAAATCGAAGACGGCAAATACTGCCTGCTGGCGCCGAGCGGCCTGGCCGCGATCTCGATGGTGGATTTCGCATTGCTCAAAACCGGCGATGATGTGCTGCTGCCGGATAACGTCTACAACCCGAATCGGGAACTGGGGCGCTGGCTGTCGGCCGATTTCGGCATCACTGCGCGCTACTATGATCCGCTGATCGGCGCGGGCATCGCGGCGCTGATCCTGCCGAATACAAAGCTGATCTGGACCGAGGCGCCGGGATCGGTGTCGATGGAAGTGCCGGACCTGCCGGCCATCTGCAAGGCGGCGCATGAACGCGGCCTGCTGGTGGCGCTGGATAACACCTGGTCTGCCGGCCTGGCGTTGCGCGGCTTCGATCTGGGCGTGGACATCATCATGCAGGCGCTGACCAAGTACCAGTCCGGCGGTTCCGATGTGCTGATGGGCGCCGTCATCACGCGCGACCGCGAGCTACATGACCGCATCAGCCTTGCGCACATGCGTCTGGGCCTGGGTGTGGGGGCGGACGATGCGTATCTGGTTCAGCGCGGCTTGCCGACCATGCGCCTGCGCTTCGACGCGCACGACGCAGCGGCGCGCAAGCTGGCGGCCTGGCTGCAAACGCGGCCCGAAGTCACCAGGGTGCTGCACCCGGCATTCCCGGAATGTCCCGGCCATGAAACGTGGAAGCGCGATTTCAGCGGCGCCGGCGGCCTGTTCTCGGTGATCTTTGACGAACGTTATACCGAAGCGCAGACCGACCGCTTTGTCGATGCGCTCAAGCTGTTCAAGATCGGCTATAGCTGGGGCGGCGCCAACAGCCTCGTCATGCCGTACCGCATCCAGCATATGCGCAAGGACTGGACCGACAAGGGCATACTGATACGCTTCAACGTGGGCCTGGAAGACGTCCATGATTTAATCGCCGATATCGAGCGGGCATTTGAGGAAATGGCATGAGCAAGTTCTGGAGCAAAGTCGTTCACGGCCTGACGCCATACACGCCGGGCGAACAGGTGCAGATGCCTGGCCTGGTCAAGCTGAATACCAACGAAAATCCCTATGGCCCGTCGCCCAAGGCGATCGCCGCGATGCAGGAAGCGGCCGGCGATGGCTTGCGCAAGTATTCCGATCCGTTCAACGCGGTGGTGAAGGATGCGGTGGCGCGCCGTTTCGGCCTGGCGCGCGAGCAGGTCTTCGTCGGCAATAGCTCGGACGAAGTGCTGGCACATACCTTCCACGCTTTGCTCAAGCACGACTTGCCGCTGCTGACGCCCGATATCAGCTACAGCTTCTATCCAACCTACTGCAGCCTGTATGGCATTGAGGCGGTGTATGTGCCGCTGAACGAGCGCTTCGAGATCGATGTGGCGGATTATCAGCAGCCGTGCGGCGCGATCATCCTGGCCAACCCGAATGCGCCGACCGGCATCGCGCTGCCGCTGGCGCAGATCGAGTCGCTGCTGGTGGCGCATCCGCAGCAGGTGGTGGTAATCGATGAAGCCTATGTCGATTTTGGCGCGCAGAGCGCCTCTGCCTTGCTGGGCCGCTTTGATAACCTGCTGGTGATTCAGACTTTGTCCAAATCGCGTTCGCTGGCTGGATTGCGGGTCGGCTTTGCGCTCGGCCATCCGGACCTGATTGCGGGCCTGGAGCGCGTGAAAAACAGTTTCAATTGCTATCCGCTGGGGCAGGTGCAGCAAGCCGGCGCGGTGGCGGCGCTGGACGATGTGGCCTACATGGAGCAGACGTCGAACGCCATCATCGCCAGTCGCGGGCGGCTGACGGCGCAGATGCAGGCGCTGGGATTCGAGGTGCTGCCATCGCAGGCCAACTTTATTTTCACGCGTCATCCGCAGCACGATGGCGCGCAGT from Duganella dendranthematis encodes:
- a CDS encoding YVTN family beta-propeller repeat protein, yielding MKTNRIVFAALAVAGLIGAGGLLAVANMENAQAAQAAPAAGTAPAAAPVNVYAGIGPANMSPATKDQLQRVYVPNLRSNDVYVIDPETLKVVDKFKVGVGPQHVVPAYDLQTLWVANNAERTNKGSLTPIDPRTGKPGPQVAVDDPYNMYFSPDGKSAIVVAEALHRLDFRDPKTMAMQYAIDVPQCGGINHADFSPDGRYAMFTCEFDGAVARIDLAARKVDGYLKLSMPATRFSEKDPIDQLLANEVCSKKKGMPQDIRVSPDGKRYYIADMDADGVHIVDASTFTKVGFIPTGVGAHGLYPSRDGTKLYVANRGTHNIHGKRKGKGRVTVIDFASEKVVSQWAIPGGGSPDMGNVSADGKYLWLSGRFDDVVYRIDTANGDVKQVKVGQEPHGLTVWPQPGRYSLGHTGNMR
- a CDS encoding cystathionine beta-lyase — translated: MATVKKSPQTALIHTDYKAPEGFDAFPVGIHHASTVLFKNVAAMRSGEWKDKNAYTYGLHGTPTTFTLEARLAEIEDGKYCLLAPSGLAAISMVDFALLKTGDDVLLPDNVYNPNRELGRWLSADFGITARYYDPLIGAGIAALILPNTKLIWTEAPGSVSMEVPDLPAICKAAHERGLLVALDNTWSAGLALRGFDLGVDIIMQALTKYQSGGSDVLMGAVITRDRELHDRISLAHMRLGLGVGADDAYLVQRGLPTMRLRFDAHDAAARKLAAWLQTRPEVTRVLHPAFPECPGHETWKRDFSGAGGLFSVIFDERYTEAQTDRFVDALKLFKIGYSWGGANSLVMPYRIQHMRKDWTDKGILIRFNVGLEDVHDLIADIERAFEEMA
- the hisC gene encoding histidinol-phosphate transaminase; translation: MSKFWSKVVHGLTPYTPGEQVQMPGLVKLNTNENPYGPSPKAIAAMQEAAGDGLRKYSDPFNAVVKDAVARRFGLAREQVFVGNSSDEVLAHTFHALLKHDLPLLTPDISYSFYPTYCSLYGIEAVYVPLNERFEIDVADYQQPCGAIILANPNAPTGIALPLAQIESLLVAHPQQVVVIDEAYVDFGAQSASALLGRFDNLLVIQTLSKSRSLAGLRVGFALGHPDLIAGLERVKNSFNCYPLGQVQQAGAVAALDDVAYMEQTSNAIIASRGRLTAQMQALGFEVLPSQANFIFTRHPQHDGAQLAAALRERAILVRHFKSARIDQFLRITIGTDEECAKLVEALKQILA